From the genome of Lotus japonicus ecotype B-129 chromosome 6, LjGifu_v1.2, one region includes:
- the LOC130726441 gene encoding cytochrome P450 71D11-like: MAPQIHELLTLFGAFVTSYQKSCPGPWKLPIIGNIPHLVTSMPHRKLRDLAIKYGPLMHLQLGEIFTIVVSSAECAREVMKTHDIIFASRPHLLATDILLYDSTDIAFSSYGDYWRHLRKICATELLSLRRVKSLWSIREKEITTLIKWIASKEESEINITDAVLSILYTSFSKAAFGKKYEAKEEFLSAIKQIPKLAGGFYLADLFPSAKWLQNISGMRPKLEKMHQRLDRILENIVNDHRDARSRAKEALVEAKGDLIDVL; the protein is encoded by the exons ATGGCTCCTCAAATTCATGAGTTGTTAACCCTTTTTGGGGCGTTTGTTACAAGTTATCAAAAATCATGTCCGG GTCCATGGAAGCTACCTATCATAGGAAACATACCCCATCTTGTTACATCTATGCCACATCGAAAATTAAGAGATCTGGCCATAAAATATGGACCCTTGATGCATCTGCAACTTGGGGAAATCTTCACCATTGTTGTTTCCTCAGCAGAGTGTGCTAGGGAGGTGATGAAAACCCatgatattatatttgcttCAAGGCCTCATCTTCTAGCCACAGATATTCTGTTATATGACTCCACAGACATAGCCTTTTCATCTTATGGTGATTATTGGAGGCATCTTAGGAAGATCTGTGCCACCGAGCTTTTAAGCTTAAGACGGGTGAAATCTCTTTGGTCaatcagagagaaagagatcaCTACTCTCATCAAATGGATTGCTTCAAAAGAAGAATCAGAGATCAATATTACTGacgcagttctttcaatcttgtaCACAAGCTTTTCAAAGGCTGCATTTGGCAAGAAATATGAGGCCAAAGAAGAGTTCTTATCAGCAATAAAACAAATTCCAAAGCTTGCAGGGGGTTTCTACCTAGCAGACTTGTTTCCTTCAGCTAAATGGCTTCAAAACATTTCTGGGATGAGGCCTAAGCTTGAGAAGATGCACCAAAGACTGGACAGGATTTTGGAGAATATCGTTAATGACCATAGAGATGCAAGGTCAAGAGCTAAAGAAGCCTTGGTTGAAGCAAAGGGAGATCTAATTGATGTTCTCTAA